The Streptomyces sp. NBC_00344 genome includes a window with the following:
- a CDS encoding FAD-binding and (Fe-S)-binding domain-containing protein — translation MGEQRGSTESDKGLEEALRQTVRGDVRFGTTARALMTMDASNYRRVPLGVVAPRDADDVAAVLGVCREHGVPVVPRGGGTSIAGQATGTGVVLDFTRHMRSILALDPQAGTAVVQPGVILDELRAAAGRHGLTFGPDPSTHNRCTVGGMIGNNSCGSHSVAWGTTADNVHRLTTVGYQGDVHHLGQGWEGGAPAGLRELVDANLALLRTGYPEGLPRRISGYAVDALLPENGVDLARAHCGSEGTLGVLTEATVRLVEAPGARALAVLGYAHEGDAADAAAGLLPYGPLTVEGMAADLVREPAGLPRGGAWLFVETGGGSPAEARSHAERLVRAAGALDAVVIDDPAQQRTLWRIREDASGTATRMQDSGGEAWPGWEDCAVPPARLGAYLREFRALLAAHDLHGTPYGHFGDGCIHVRIDFDLLTGPGIARFRTFSGELAALVVAHGGSLSGEHGDGQARAELLPTMYGDELVALFGRFKDIWDPAGGMNPGMLARPHRIDENLRFAVLPKKPVDVEFGYPHDNGDFPAAVRRCVGVAKCRTESASGADVMCPSFRATGDEQHSTRGRARLLHEMLAGEIVTGGWRSEEVRDALDLCLSCKGCRSDCPVGVDMATYKAEFLHHHYRGRLRPASHYAMGGLPRWLRAAAPHARLANALARTGPLAALAKRAAGIAPERTIPALAPQTFRRWFGRRVQPPARVVLWPDTFTDHLSPSVGRAAVRVMESAGLGVALPPTGVCCGLTYVSTGQLDRARKVMRRTLDRVEPLLDAGLPVVVLEPSCAAALKTDLPELLGDDPRAARLAGAVRTFAQALEEYAPDWQPPRIDRAVAGQTHCHQHAVLGEAAERRLREKAGLTGELSGGCCGLAGNFGFERGHYDVSVACAEEQLLPSVRAAGPGTEVLADGFSCRTQLEQLAGREARHLAEVLAEGLEEPPG, via the coding sequence ATGGGTGAGCAGCGAGGCAGCACAGAGAGCGACAAGGGCCTGGAAGAGGCGCTGCGTCAGACGGTGCGCGGAGATGTCCGGTTCGGGACGACCGCCCGTGCGCTGATGACGATGGACGCCTCCAATTACCGCCGGGTCCCCCTCGGCGTGGTCGCGCCGAGAGACGCCGACGACGTCGCCGCGGTACTCGGCGTCTGCCGGGAACACGGGGTGCCTGTGGTGCCGCGCGGTGGCGGTACGTCCATCGCGGGACAAGCCACCGGGACCGGGGTCGTCCTCGACTTCACCCGCCATATGCGGTCGATTCTCGCGCTGGATCCGCAGGCCGGGACCGCGGTGGTGCAGCCCGGGGTGATCCTGGACGAGCTGCGGGCCGCGGCCGGCAGGCACGGACTGACCTTCGGCCCCGACCCCTCCACCCACAACCGCTGCACCGTCGGCGGCATGATCGGCAACAACTCCTGCGGCTCCCACTCGGTGGCCTGGGGCACCACCGCCGACAACGTCCACCGGCTGACGACGGTCGGATACCAGGGCGATGTCCATCACCTGGGCCAGGGCTGGGAGGGCGGAGCACCGGCCGGGCTGCGCGAACTGGTGGACGCCAACCTCGCCCTGCTGCGTACCGGCTACCCCGAGGGCCTGCCCCGCCGTATCTCCGGTTACGCGGTCGACGCGCTGCTCCCCGAGAACGGTGTGGACCTGGCCCGCGCCCACTGCGGCAGCGAGGGCACCCTGGGGGTGCTCACCGAGGCGACGGTACGGCTGGTGGAGGCGCCCGGGGCCCGCGCGCTCGCCGTGCTCGGTTACGCCCACGAGGGGGACGCGGCCGACGCGGCGGCCGGACTGCTGCCGTACGGTCCGCTCACCGTCGAGGGGATGGCCGCCGACCTGGTGCGCGAGCCGGCCGGGCTGCCGCGCGGCGGGGCCTGGCTGTTCGTGGAGACCGGTGGCGGCAGCCCGGCCGAGGCCCGCTCGCACGCGGAGCGGCTGGTGCGGGCGGCGGGCGCACTCGACGCCGTGGTCATCGACGACCCGGCGCAGCAGCGCACCCTCTGGCGGATCCGTGAGGACGCCAGCGGCACCGCCACCCGGATGCAGGACAGCGGGGGCGAGGCATGGCCCGGCTGGGAGGACTGCGCGGTGCCGCCCGCCCGCCTGGGCGCCTATCTCCGCGAGTTCCGGGCGCTGCTCGCCGCTCATGACCTGCACGGCACCCCGTACGGGCACTTCGGGGACGGCTGTATCCATGTGCGCATCGACTTCGACCTGCTGACCGGGCCCGGCATCGCGCGCTTCCGTACCTTCTCCGGGGAACTGGCCGCCCTGGTCGTCGCGCACGGCGGCTCGCTCTCCGGCGAACACGGTGACGGACAGGCCCGTGCCGAACTGCTGCCGACGATGTACGGGGACGAACTGGTCGCCCTCTTCGGCCGGTTCAAGGACATCTGGGATCCGGCCGGCGGTATGAACCCCGGCATGCTCGCCAGGCCCCACCGCATCGACGAGAACCTCCGCTTCGCGGTGCTGCCGAAGAAGCCGGTGGACGTGGAGTTCGGATACCCGCACGACAACGGTGACTTCCCGGCCGCCGTGCGCCGCTGTGTCGGCGTCGCCAAGTGCCGCACGGAGTCGGCATCGGGGGCCGATGTGATGTGTCCGTCCTTCCGCGCCACCGGCGACGAGCAGCACTCCACCCGGGGGCGCGCCCGGCTGCTGCACGAAATGCTCGCGGGTGAGATCGTCACCGGCGGCTGGCGTTCGGAAGAGGTACGCGACGCCCTCGATCTCTGCCTCTCCTGCAAGGGCTGCCGCAGCGACTGCCCGGTCGGCGTCGACATGGCCACCTACAAGGCGGAGTTCCTGCATCACCACTACCGGGGCAGGCTCCGCCCCGCTTCCCACTACGCCATGGGCGGGCTGCCGCGCTGGCTGCGCGCCGCCGCGCCGCACGCGCGCCTCGCCAATGCGCTGGCCCGGACCGGCCCGCTGGCCGCACTCGCCAAACGGGCCGCCGGGATCGCCCCCGAGCGGACCATCCCGGCGCTCGCCCCGCAGACCTTCCGCCGCTGGTTCGGCAGGCGCGTACAGCCGCCCGCCCGGGTCGTGCTGTGGCCCGACACCTTCACCGACCACCTCTCGCCCTCGGTCGGCCGGGCCGCCGTGCGGGTCATGGAGTCGGCGGGTCTCGGTGTCGCGCTGCCGCCCACCGGGGTGTGCTGCGGGCTCACCTATGTGTCGACCGGGCAGCTCGACCGGGCGCGCAAGGTGATGCGCCGCACCCTCGACCGGGTGGAACCGCTGCTGGACGCGGGTCTGCCGGTGGTCGTCCTCGAGCCGAGCTGCGCCGCGGCGCTCAAGACCGATCTGCCCGAACTGCTCGGTGACGACCCGCGTGCCGCCCGGCTCGCGGGCGCGGTGCGGACCTTCGCGCAGGCGCTGGAGGAGTACGCCCCCGACTGGCAGCCGCCGCGTATCGACCGTGCCGTGGCCGGCCAGACGCACTGCCATCAGCACGCGGTGCTCGGCGAAGCGGCCGAGCGAAGGCTGCGCGAAAAGGCCGGGCTGACCGGCGAGCTGAGCGGCGGCTGCTGCGGCCTGGCCGGGAACTTCGGCTTCGAGCGCGGCCACTACGACGTCTCGGTGGCCTGCGCCGAGGAACAGCTGCTGCCGTCGGTCCGGGCGGCCGGACCCGGGACCGAGGTACTGGCCGACGGCTTCTCCTGCCGTACTCAGCTGGAGCAGCTGGCGGGCCGCGAGGCCCGGCATCTGGCGGAGGTGCTGGCGGAGGGCCTGGAGGAACCCCCGGGGTAA
- a CDS encoding SDR family NAD(P)-dependent oxidoreductase, with the protein MTKELQGRTAVVTGASKGIGLAVTQALAAAGAHVVAGSRTASEGLEALVADGNASWVPVDLTRPEGPAALIAAAGGRIDILVNNVGSAPARPGGFLSVTEEQWRRTMELNLFVPVAVTRAVLPRMVEAGRGCVITIGSVNATLPDPLVVDYSAAKAALVNFSKALSKEFGPQGVRINSVSPGPVETELWLGGGGVAATVSAASELTPEEVAAKAAGATVTGRFSHPSEVAELVLFLAGDRAPNVIGSNVTVDGGFIPTW; encoded by the coding sequence ATGACCAAGGAGCTGCAGGGCCGCACCGCAGTGGTGACCGGTGCGAGCAAAGGCATCGGCCTCGCCGTGACGCAGGCGCTCGCCGCGGCAGGGGCGCACGTCGTCGCCGGGTCGCGGACCGCGTCGGAGGGGCTCGAAGCCCTGGTCGCCGACGGGAACGCCAGCTGGGTGCCGGTGGATCTCACACGGCCGGAAGGCCCCGCCGCATTGATCGCGGCCGCCGGTGGGCGCATCGACATCCTGGTCAACAACGTGGGTTCCGCACCGGCTCGCCCGGGCGGGTTCCTCAGTGTCACCGAGGAACAGTGGCGCCGGACGATGGAGCTGAACCTGTTCGTCCCGGTGGCCGTGACGCGCGCCGTCCTGCCCCGGATGGTCGAGGCGGGGCGGGGCTGCGTCATCACGATCGGGTCGGTGAACGCGACACTGCCCGATCCGCTCGTTGTCGACTACAGCGCGGCCAAGGCGGCTCTGGTCAATTTCTCCAAAGCACTGTCCAAGGAGTTCGGACCGCAGGGCGTACGGATCAACTCGGTCAGTCCCGGGCCGGTGGAGACCGAACTGTGGCTCGGCGGGGGCGGCGTGGCCGCGACGGTGTCCGCCGCGTCGGAGCTCACCCCCGAGGAGGTGGCGGCGAAGGCCGCCGGTGCGACCGTCACCGGGCGGTTCTCGCACCCCTCCGAGGTCGCGGAGCTGGTGCTCTTTCTGGCCGGCGACCGCGCGCCGAACGTGATCGGCAGCAACGTCACGGTGGACGGTGGTTTCATCCCCACCTGGTGA
- a CDS encoding EamA family transporter gives MDPIAPADARTLDAARTTEAAPDLASPGLRSRLGPLGLVLSGGISVQFGAAVAVLLMPRAGALGVVSLRLAFAAVVLLVVCRPRVRGLNRADWGTVLVFGVAMGGMNGLFYQAVDRIPLGAAVTLEVLGPLALSVIASRRLVNVLWAGLALCGVVLLSGGGFGGLDPVGVAFALGAGGMWAAYIIFSARTGARFPRADGLALAMVVSALLILPMGIADAGSRLLVPSTLGLGAAVALLSSVLPYTLELLALRRLPASTFAVLMSLEPAIAATAGFLVLHQALSAVDALAIALVIVASMGAVRTQVSGK, from the coding sequence ATGGATCCGATAGCCCCCGCCGACGCCAGGACACTCGACGCCGCCCGGACGACCGAGGCCGCCCCCGATCTCGCATCACCCGGGCTGCGGTCGCGTCTGGGGCCGCTCGGCCTGGTGCTGTCCGGGGGGATCTCGGTGCAGTTCGGGGCGGCGGTCGCGGTCCTGCTGATGCCGCGGGCCGGGGCGCTGGGGGTCGTCTCGCTGCGCCTCGCGTTCGCCGCCGTGGTGCTGCTCGTCGTCTGCCGGCCCCGGGTGCGCGGGCTGAACCGCGCCGACTGGGGCACCGTCCTGGTCTTCGGGGTCGCCATGGGCGGGATGAACGGCCTCTTCTACCAGGCGGTGGACCGTATCCCGCTGGGCGCCGCGGTGACCCTGGAGGTCCTCGGCCCGCTGGCCCTCTCGGTGATCGCCTCGCGCCGTCTGGTGAACGTGCTCTGGGCCGGTCTCGCGCTGTGCGGTGTGGTGCTGCTCAGCGGCGGCGGTTTCGGCGGTCTCGACCCGGTGGGGGTGGCCTTCGCGCTCGGCGCCGGCGGGATGTGGGCTGCCTACATCATCTTCAGCGCCAGGACCGGGGCGCGCTTTCCGCGTGCGGACGGTCTCGCGCTGGCGATGGTGGTCAGCGCACTGCTGATCCTTCCGATGGGTATCGCGGACGCCGGCTCCCGGCTGCTGGTGCCGAGCACCCTCGGTCTCGGCGCGGCCGTCGCCCTGCTGTCGTCCGTACTCCCGTACACGCTGGAACTGCTCGCCCTGCGCCGGCTGCCCGCGTCGACCTTCGCCGTACTGATGAGCCTGGAGCCCGCGATCGCGGCGACCGCCGGTTTCCTCGTACTCCACCAGGCCCTGTCCGCCGTCGACGCGCTGGCGATCGCGCTCGTCATCGTGGCGAGCATGGGGGCCGTACGGACGCAGGTCTCGGGGAAGTAG
- a CDS encoding sensor histidine kinase, with the protein MTERPTLRPTALALLISVIASGLLCVWAVAAAPGHIRTPLAWCSAAVAVLLSAAVATAVHATRTAGALRTRVDRMSAEAAQFGARSAELTHRCHATVAELTADHEARTAELTARCDNRIVELTAEFREKSAELTARTARAESVRSAAMSAAANAAGRMQALATGMLADLREMEHRHTDEDVLGDLLHLDHRTAQAGRLADSIAVLAGARSGRRWAKPIVMESILRGAMGRIAGYQRVRLHSTSEIAIAGHAAEGVMHCLAELLDNAANFSPPTAEVHVYVEEVPAGIILTIEDSGLVMSDVQLRRAERAVTSETTQQIDLAGLSGTRLGLAVVGRLARKHGLTVSFRPSARGGTGVLVLLPQELITRRPRVQEPAPTPAAPPTSLPVPEPAGRTASGDTPTAAAEPEPAHSTAELGISGLPKRRRGQTMAAAHPTGTIPGSTPQPRNTTTSTTSAARFSTFRQAVRGESPDPEGSTS; encoded by the coding sequence ATGACAGAGCGCCCCACGCTCCGCCCGACCGCACTGGCTCTGCTGATCTCCGTGATCGCTTCGGGCCTGCTCTGCGTATGGGCGGTGGCCGCAGCCCCCGGCCACATACGCACCCCACTCGCCTGGTGCTCCGCAGCGGTCGCGGTACTGCTGAGCGCCGCCGTCGCCACCGCGGTGCACGCGACCAGGACCGCCGGGGCACTCCGCACCCGGGTGGACCGGATGAGCGCCGAAGCCGCGCAGTTCGGCGCCCGGTCGGCCGAGCTCACCCACCGCTGCCACGCGACGGTCGCCGAGCTCACCGCCGACCACGAGGCCAGGACCGCCGAACTGACCGCCCGGTGCGACAACAGGATCGTCGAGCTCACCGCCGAGTTCCGCGAGAAGAGCGCCGAACTCACCGCCCGTACGGCCCGCGCGGAGTCGGTCCGCTCCGCGGCCATGTCCGCCGCGGCCAACGCGGCCGGCCGTATGCAGGCACTCGCCACCGGGATGCTCGCCGACCTGCGCGAGATGGAGCACCGGCACACCGACGAGGACGTGCTCGGCGATCTCCTCCACCTCGATCACCGCACCGCGCAGGCGGGCCGCCTCGCCGACTCCATCGCGGTGCTCGCCGGCGCCCGCTCCGGTCGCCGCTGGGCCAAGCCCATCGTCATGGAGTCGATCCTGCGCGGCGCGATGGGCCGTATCGCCGGCTACCAGCGCGTCCGGCTGCACTCCACCAGCGAGATCGCCATCGCCGGCCACGCCGCCGAAGGCGTGATGCACTGCCTCGCCGAGCTGCTTGACAACGCTGCCAACTTCTCGCCGCCCACCGCGGAAGTGCATGTGTACGTCGAGGAGGTCCCGGCCGGCATCATCCTCACCATCGAGGACAGCGGCCTGGTGATGAGCGATGTGCAGCTGCGGCGCGCCGAACGCGCCGTCACATCGGAGACCACCCAGCAGATCGACCTCGCCGGGCTCTCCGGAACCCGGCTCGGACTCGCCGTGGTGGGACGGCTGGCCCGTAAGCACGGCCTCACGGTGTCCTTCCGGCCGTCCGCCCGCGGCGGCACCGGGGTCCTGGTACTGCTTCCGCAGGAGCTCATCACCCGCCGTCCGCGGGTGCAGGAGCCTGCGCCCACCCCGGCGGCGCCGCCCACTTCCCTGCCGGTGCCCGAGCCGGCCGGCCGGACCGCCTCCGGGGACACCCCCACAGCAGCCGCCGAGCCCGAACCCGCCCACTCCACAGCTGAGTTGGGCATCAGCGGACTGCCCAAGCGGCGCCGCGGCCAGACCATGGCAGCCGCACACCCCACCGGGACGATCCCCGGCAGCACCCCCCAGCCTCGCAACACCACCACGTCCACGACATCCGCCGCGAGGTTCAGCACCTTCCGCCAGGCCGTACGTGGCGAATCCCCGGATCCGGAAGGCAGCACCTCATGA